One region of Osmia lignaria lignaria isolate PbOS001 chromosome 7, iyOsmLign1, whole genome shotgun sequence genomic DNA includes:
- the LOC117604295 gene encoding uncharacterized protein LOC117604295 translates to MIYSIPLLLLPLRTLLAIAALPTLGYVDRHRLETYENLSEESNDFDLFANLTFRFSCEGKQTGLYADLDYDCRIFHACDDSGKGFPVICPNNSLFDQRERICTDKEPVDCEHADEWFYLNELPYSMEVNEEDDAKSKEKKEESLKSQEKEVPSVLPLLLS, encoded by the exons ATGATTTATTCTATACCACTGCTGCTTCTTCCGCTTC GAACGTTGCTCGCAATCGCCGCTTTACCAACTCTTGGTTACGTG GACCGGCATCGTTTGGAAACTTACGAGAATCTGTCCGAAGAATCAAACGATTTCGATCTCTTTGCGAATTTGACGTTCCGATTCTCTTGCGAAGGCAAACAGACCGGCTTGTACGCGGATTTGGACTACGATTGTCGAATTTTTCATGCCTGCGACGATTCTGGAAAAGGTTTTCCCGTCATTTGTCCAAATAATTCATTGTTTGATCAAAGGGAACGAATCTGCACGGACAAAGAACCGGTCGACTGTGAACACGCGGACGAATG GTTCTACTTGAACGAGTTGCCATATTCTATGGAAGTGAACGAAGAAGACGATGCAAAGtcgaaggagaaaaaagaagagagcttGAAATCGCAAGAGAAAGAAGTGCCTTCGGTATTACCTCTCTTGTTATCGTGA